From Rhodothermales bacterium, a single genomic window includes:
- a CDS encoding TPM domain-containing protein: protein MRRCRAAVLVLIAFLLPLAAPLAFAQQVPPLTGRVVDRAEILSAGAERELEQLLAAHEDSTSNQIAVLTIRSLDGADLESYSLEVARAWELGQAGRDNGVLLLVAVEDRKMRIEVGYGLEGSLTDAVAGRIIRNELRPYFQQEDYEGGIRAGVIAIMDAIAGSYEGEDDVSEMPWFLRIVFGIMFVGMPLVISLTSAFGKGIGRWFVILFFAPFIGTGSVVLTSSPRIALVLLAIYIIGHIAFAIYIRRSPRWQAFSARWDRAEKNGGKVPIHVFGHTFHVTPSNFQSSGSGSSSSGGSSFSGGGGSFGGGGASGGW, encoded by the coding sequence ATGCGACGTTGTCGCGCCGCGGTGCTGGTGCTGATCGCTTTTTTGCTTCCGCTGGCGGCCCCCCTCGCCTTCGCCCAGCAGGTGCCGCCGCTTACCGGGCGCGTGGTGGATCGCGCGGAGATCCTCAGCGCCGGCGCCGAACGTGAACTCGAGCAGTTGCTGGCGGCGCACGAAGATTCCACGTCCAACCAGATCGCCGTCCTCACCATCCGTTCGCTGGACGGCGCCGATCTTGAATCTTATTCGCTCGAGGTGGCGCGCGCCTGGGAGCTCGGGCAGGCCGGCCGCGACAACGGCGTCCTCCTGCTCGTCGCCGTCGAGGACCGAAAGATGCGCATCGAGGTGGGCTACGGGCTCGAGGGGTCGCTCACGGACGCGGTCGCGGGACGCATCATCCGGAATGAGCTTCGTCCCTATTTCCAGCAGGAAGATTATGAGGGCGGCATCCGGGCCGGCGTGATCGCCATCATGGATGCGATCGCCGGCAGCTACGAGGGCGAAGACGACGTGTCGGAAATGCCCTGGTTTCTCCGGATCGTCTTCGGGATCATGTTCGTCGGGATGCCGCTGGTGATTTCGCTGACGTCGGCATTTGGGAAGGGGATCGGGCGCTGGTTCGTCATTCTGTTTTTCGCCCCGTTTATCGGCACCGGCAGCGTCGTGCTAACGTCCTCTCCCCGCATCGCGCTCGTGCTGCTCGCCATCTACATCATCGGGCACATCGCCTTCGCGATCTACATCCGGCGTTCCCCCCGATGGCAAGCTTTTTCAGCGCGGTGGGATCGGGCGGAGAAAAATGGCGGCAAGGTGCCCATTCACGTGTTCGGGCACACCTTCCATGTCACGCCGAGCAACTTCCAGAGCAGCGGCTCGGGGTCGTCGAGTTCGGGCGGGAGTTCGTTCAGCGGCGGTGGCGGGTCGTTCGGCGGAGGTGGGGCCTCGGGGGGGTGGTGA
- a CDS encoding SufE family protein has translation MTETQRREHDIIEEFDLFDDWMGRYEHLIDQAAKLPAIDPVYKTDAYKIKGCQSQVWLHAERQDGRVIFTADSDAAITKGLIALLIRVLSGLSPDEILAADLAFLDAIEMKEHLSPTRKNGLNAMIKQMKLYAAALSGAAPTSS, from the coding sequence ATGACCGAGACGCAACGACGCGAACACGACATCATCGAGGAGTTCGACCTGTTCGACGACTGGATGGGGCGCTACGAACACCTGATCGATCAGGCCGCGAAGCTGCCGGCCATCGATCCGGTCTACAAAACCGACGCCTACAAGATCAAGGGCTGCCAGTCGCAGGTCTGGCTGCACGCCGAACGGCAGGACGGCCGCGTGATCTTTACGGCGGACAGCGACGCCGCCATCACGAAGGGCCTGATCGCCCTCCTGATCCGGGTGCTTTCGGGGTTGTCCCCGGATGAGATCCTCGCGGCGGACCTCGCGTTTCTCGACGCCATCGAGATGAAAGAGCACCTGTCGCCCACGCGAAAAAACGGGCTCAACGCGATGATCAAACAGATGAAACTGTACGCGGCCGCCCTCTCCGGCGCGGCCCCTACTTCTTCCTGA
- a CDS encoding VOC family protein: protein MSTPSSSPPSPRSRPVRASAALRLTHAAIMTADLDRALYFYVHILGLSIRVREEDPIRKGRMRAMLVDMEGLDVMEIIEMPEMMHPSIPGRGGIHHVGFCLPQRDWHALRARMDAASYPYDEIEGRLFVRDADQLILEIETT, encoded by the coding sequence ATGTCCACGCCGTCATCCTCACCCCCGTCGCCTCGTTCCCGCCCGGTGCGCGCCAGCGCCGCGCTCCGGCTCACGCATGCCGCGATCATGACGGCAGATCTGGACCGGGCGCTGTACTTCTACGTGCACATCCTCGGGCTGTCGATCCGCGTACGGGAAGAAGACCCGATTCGCAAGGGGCGGATGCGCGCCATGCTCGTCGACATGGAGGGGCTGGATGTGATGGAGATCATCGAGATGCCCGAAATGATGCATCCGAGCATCCCGGGCCGGGGCGGCATCCACCATGTGGGCTTTTGCCTGCCGCAGCGCGACTGGCACGCGCTCCGTGCGCGGATGGATGCGGCCAGTTACCCGTACGACGAGATCGAGGGCCGGCTCTTCGTGCGCGACGCCGACCAGCTCATCCTGGAGATCGAGACCACCTGA
- a CDS encoding sigma 54-interacting transcriptional regulator encodes MKLAQTIAIARRLLAENRAADVARMLEPVMTSEATPGQAVVRALLARVALLDRSDPDTALSWLLAVDLPALERQAPGAAAEVRFWMAWSRLRQMPASPYCALRSVDEAAVAFRRAYRMPDYAWARLARAEAFDRLDEPALAADARREAVAIFQWMPDAQAARVAPASTDAPAWPSEAMRAVQARLDLLSSSRLALLFAGERGAGKMSLARSLHQRHDPGAPFISFRYDASSSAYADARLFGSERDAGAWTDAAGGTLYLHEIADLPAGARERLFVRLDAPDGSRPARVIAGTRRSLDELALGDYADILERLGPGAVEVPPLRMRREDIPILAHTFIAAFTPASAPAASVTDAAAEALALHHWPGNVRQLRNELERIVTLLHSEPAPVIDLADLSPDLRVHRPPADRLEEPVRQAAGSLGDLLAQTERRAIVSVLRQHGGHITSSAEALGLTRQGLYKKIKRLGIALDRLTLETTYPMN; translated from the coding sequence TTGAAGCTGGCGCAGACGATAGCGATTGCCCGCCGGCTGCTCGCGGAAAACCGGGCGGCCGATGTGGCGCGGATGCTCGAACCGGTGATGACATCGGAGGCGACGCCCGGCCAGGCCGTCGTACGCGCGCTGCTCGCCCGTGTCGCCCTGCTGGACCGGAGCGACCCGGACACCGCCCTGTCGTGGCTGCTGGCGGTGGACCTCCCCGCGCTCGAGCGCCAGGCTCCGGGCGCCGCCGCGGAAGTACGATTCTGGATGGCCTGGAGCCGGCTCCGCCAGATGCCGGCGTCGCCCTACTGTGCGCTCCGCAGCGTCGACGAGGCAGCCGTCGCCTTTCGCCGGGCCTACCGGATGCCGGACTATGCCTGGGCGCGCCTCGCCCGGGCGGAAGCGTTCGATCGGCTCGACGAGCCCGCCCTCGCAGCCGATGCGCGCCGCGAAGCCGTCGCGATCTTTCAGTGGATGCCCGATGCCCAGGCCGCGCGGGTAGCGCCGGCGTCGACGGACGCCCCGGCCTGGCCGAGCGAAGCCATGCGCGCCGTGCAGGCACGGCTCGACCTCCTGTCGTCGTCGCGGCTGGCCCTCCTGTTCGCCGGCGAGCGCGGCGCGGGCAAGATGTCGCTCGCGCGCTCCCTGCATCAGCGGCATGACCCCGGCGCGCCCTTTATCTCGTTCCGGTACGACGCCTCGTCGTCCGCCTACGCGGACGCGCGGCTCTTTGGATCGGAGCGCGACGCCGGCGCCTGGACGGACGCGGCCGGCGGCACGCTCTACCTCCACGAAATCGCCGACCTGCCGGCCGGCGCGCGCGAGCGCCTCTTCGTCCGGCTCGACGCCCCCGACGGCTCGAGGCCGGCGCGCGTCATCGCCGGGACGCGCCGGTCGCTCGACGAGCTGGCGCTCGGTGACTACGCGGACATCCTGGAGCGGCTCGGCCCCGGCGCGGTGGAGGTGCCCCCGCTCCGGATGCGCCGGGAGGACATCCCGATCCTCGCGCACACCTTCATCGCGGCGTTCACGCCGGCCAGTGCGCCGGCGGCCAGCGTCACCGATGCGGCGGCCGAAGCGCTCGCCCTGCACCACTGGCCGGGCAACGTGCGCCAGCTCCGCAACGAGCTGGAACGGATCGTGACGCTCCTGCACAGCGAACCCGCCCCCGTCATCGATCTCGCCGATCTCTCGCCCGACTTGCGGGTCCACCGCCCGCCGGCGGACCGGCTCGAAGAGCCCGTCCGGCAGGCCGCCGGCTCCCTGGGCGACCTCCTCGCGCAGACCGAACGCCGCGCCATCGTCAGTGTCCTGCGCCAGCATGGCGGGCACATCACGTCGTCGGCGGAAGCGCTCGGCCTCACGCGCCAGGGGCTCTACAAAAAGATCAAGCGCCTCGGCATCGCCCTGGATCGGCTTACGCTCGAAACGACTTACCCCATGAATTGA
- a CDS encoding cysteine desulfurase yields the protein MPAPSDLAHPSVDAFDVARIREDFPALHQEVHGQPLVYFDNAATSQKPRAVIDRITAYYQTENSNVHRGVHTLSQWATDAYEAGRASVQRFINARHSHEIIFTRGTTESINLVATSFGRARIGAGDNVVISTLEHHSNIVPWQLICEEKGASLRVVPVSEAGVLDLDVYGALLDERTRIVAISHISNALGTINPVRSIIEEAHRRGIPVLLDSAQAVPHEAVDVQALDVDFCAFSSHKMFGPTGIGVLYGKEALLDAMPPYQAGGDMIETVSFEKTTFNSLPHKFEAGTPHIAGVVGLDAAIRYLEGIGMDAIAAYERDLLAYATRKLATLNGIRFIGTAPDKASVVSFLLGDIHPYDTGAVLDRLGIAVRTGHHCTQPLMDRLGIPGTARASLAFYNTREEIDRLHAGLLKVQALFS from the coding sequence ATGCCGGCCCCATCCGACCTCGCCCATCCGTCCGTCGACGCCTTCGACGTCGCCCGCATCCGGGAGGACTTCCCGGCGCTCCACCAGGAGGTGCACGGGCAGCCGCTGGTGTATTTCGACAACGCGGCCACCTCGCAGAAGCCGCGCGCGGTCATCGACCGGATCACGGCCTACTACCAGACCGAAAACAGCAATGTGCACCGGGGCGTCCACACGTTGAGCCAGTGGGCGACGGACGCCTACGAAGCCGGCCGGGCAAGCGTCCAGCGCTTCATCAACGCGCGGCACAGCCACGAAATCATCTTTACCCGCGGCACGACGGAATCGATCAACCTGGTCGCGACGAGCTTTGGCCGCGCCCGGATCGGCGCCGGCGACAACGTCGTCATTTCGACGCTGGAGCATCACTCCAACATCGTCCCGTGGCAACTGATCTGTGAGGAAAAAGGGGCGTCGCTGCGCGTCGTGCCCGTTTCCGAGGCCGGCGTGCTCGACCTGGACGTCTACGGCGCGCTGCTCGACGAGCGCACCCGGATCGTGGCCATCAGCCACATCTCGAACGCGCTCGGCACCATCAACCCGGTCCGTTCGATCATCGAGGAAGCGCATCGGCGCGGCATTCCCGTGCTGCTGGACAGCGCGCAGGCCGTCCCGCACGAGGCGGTCGACGTCCAGGCGCTGGATGTCGACTTCTGTGCCTTCTCCAGCCACAAGATGTTCGGCCCCACCGGGATCGGCGTGCTGTACGGCAAAGAAGCCCTGCTCGACGCCATGCCGCCCTATCAGGCGGGGGGCGACATGATCGAGACGGTATCCTTCGAAAAAACGACCTTTAACAGCCTTCCCCACAAGTTCGAAGCCGGCACCCCCCACATCGCCGGCGTCGTCGGTCTCGACGCCGCGATCAGGTACCTGGAAGGGATCGGGATGGATGCCATCGCCGCCTACGAGCGGGACCTGCTCGCCTACGCAACCCGCAAGCTCGCGACCCTCAACGGCATCCGGTTCATCGGGACGGCTCCGGACAAGGCGAGCGTGGTCTCGTTTCTGCTGGGCGACATTCATCCCTACGACACGGGGGCCGTGCTCGACCGGCTCGGCATCGCCGTGCGGACCGGGCACCACTGCACCCAGCCGCTGATGGATCGACTGGGGATTCCCGGCACGGCGCGCGCGTCGCTGGCATTCTACAACACCCGCGAGGAGATCGACCGGCTCCACGCCGGCCTGCTCAAGGTTCAGGCCCTGTTCTCCTGA
- a CDS encoding SUF system Fe-S cluster assembly protein: MQSENDVTDVSDEELENRILEALKTIYDPEIPVNIYDLGLIYEIKVFPDRSAFVLMTLTAPGCPVAGSLPQEVENRVREVPGITDARVQLTFDPPYTIDMMSDEARLDLGFM, encoded by the coding sequence ATGCAGAGCGAAAACGACGTCACCGACGTAAGCGACGAAGAACTTGAGAATCGCATCCTCGAGGCGCTGAAGACGATCTACGATCCCGAGATCCCGGTCAACATCTACGACCTGGGGCTGATCTACGAGATCAAGGTCTTCCCGGACCGTTCCGCGTTCGTCCTCATGACGCTGACGGCGCCGGGCTGCCCGGTGGCCGGCAGCCTGCCGCAGGAAGTCGAAAACCGCGTCCGCGAGGTCCCGGGCATCACCGACGCCCGGGTGCAGCTCACGTTCGATCCGCCCTACACGATCGACATGATGAGCGACGAAGCGCGCCTCGATCTGGGGTTCATGTAA